In Pelobates fuscus isolate aPelFus1 unplaced genomic scaffold, aPelFus1.pri scaffold_24, whole genome shotgun sequence, one genomic interval encodes:
- the LOC134584786 gene encoding histone H2B 1.1-like yields the protein MPDPAKSAPAPKKGSKKAVTKTQKKDGKKRRKSRKESYAIYVYKVLKQVHPDTGISSKAMGIMNSFVNDIFERIAGEASRLAHYNKRSTITSREIQTAVRLLLPGELAKHAVSEGTKAVTKYTSAK from the coding sequence ATGCCTGATCCAGCAAAGTCCGCACCAGCCCCCaagaaaggctccaaaaaagccgtcaccaagactcagaagaaagatggcaagaagcgtagaaagagcaggaaggagagctatgccatctacgtgtacaaggtgctgaaGCAGGTCCATCCCGACACCGGCATCTCCTCCAAGGCAATGGGGATCATGAactcctttgtcaatgatatctttgagcgcatcgcaggagaagcttctcgcctggctcactacaacaagcgctccaccatcacctcccgggagatccagactgccgtgcgcctgctactacccggagagctggcaaagcacgccgtgtctgagggcaccaaggctgtcacaaagtacaccagcgccaagtaa
- the LOC134584784 gene encoding histone H2A type 2-B-like: protein MSGRGKQGGKTRAKAKTRSSRAGLQFPVGRVHRLLRKGNYAERVGAGAPVYLAAVLEYLTAEILELAGNAARDNKKTRIIPRHLQLAVRNDEELNKLLGGVTIAQGGVLPNIQAVLLPKKTESHKPKSK, encoded by the coding sequence ATGTCTGGCCGCGGAAAGCAAGGTGGAAAGACCCGTGCAAAGGCGAAGACTCGCTCATCCCGAGCGGGACTTCAGTTCCCAGTCGGCAGAGTCCACCGTTTGCTGAGGAAGGGCAATTATGCAGAGCGTGTGGGAGCCGGTGCCCCCGtctatctggctgcagtgctggagtacctgaccgctgagattctggagctggcagggaatgccgctagagacaacaaaaagacccgcatcattccccgccatctccagctcgctgtccgtaacgatgaagagctcaacaaactgctgggaggagtgactatcgcccagggaggtgtcctgcctaacatccaggctgtgctgctgcccaagaagaCCGAGAGCCACAAGCCCAAGAGCAAGTAA
- the LOC134584790 gene encoding histone H1B-like — protein MSEAAPAPAAAPAVESASKKKQPKKAAGVKKAAKPSGPSVSELIVKAVSASKERSGVSLAALKKALAASGYDVEKNNSRLKLALKGLVTKSTLVQVKGSGASGSFKLNKKQAESKDKATKKKAPAKVKKPAPKKATKSPAKPKKVAAKSPKKAKKPAASAKKATKSPKKVKAAKPKKVVKSPAKKTVKSPAKKAAKPKAAKSPAKAKKAAPKKK, from the coding sequence ATGTCTGAAGCCGCCCCAGCTCCCGCCGCCGCACCTGCGGTAGAAAGCGCCTCCAAGAAGAAGCAGCCCAAGAAAGCAGCCGGTGTCAAGAAAGCCGCTAAGCCCTCCGGTCCTAGCGTGTCCGAGCTCATTGTCAAAGCTGTGTCCGCTTCTAAAGAGCGCAGCGGGGTGTCCCTGGCAGCTCTGAAGAAGGCTTTGGCTGCTTCTGGTTATGATGTGGAAAAGAATAACAGCCGCCTCAAGCTGGCTCTCAAGGGCTTGGTGACTAAAAGCACTCTCGTCCAGGTCAAAGGAAGCGGAGCTTCCGGCTCCTTCAAGCTCAACAAAAAGCAGGCGGAGAGCAAGGACAAGGCTACCAAGAAAAAGGCACCGGCTAAAGTCAAGAAGCCTGCCCCGAAGAAAGCCACCAAGTCTCCAGCCAAACCTAAGAAGGTAGCTGCAAAGAGCCCGAAAAAGGCCAAAAAGCCGGCCGCCTCCGCTAAAAAGGCCACCAAAAGTCCGAAGAAAGTCAAAGCCGCCAAGCCCAAGAAGGTAGTGAAAAGCCCGGCTAAGAAGACCGTGAAGAGCCCTGCCAAAAAGGCAGCCAAACCCAAAGCCGCAAAGAGTCCTGCAAAGGCTAAAAAGGCAGCTCCCAAAAAGAAATAA
- the LOC134584788 gene encoding histone H1B-like, producing MSEAAPAPAAAPAVESASKKKQPKKAAGVKKAAKPSGPSVSELIVKAVSASKERSGVSLAALKKALAASGYDVEKNNSRLKLALKGLVTKSTLVQVKGSGASGSFKLNKKQAESKDKATKKKAPAKVKKPAPKKATKSPAKPKKVAAKSPKKAKKPAASAKKATKSPKKVKAAKPKKVVKSPAKKTVKSPAKKAAKPKAAKSPAKAKKAAPKKK from the coding sequence ATGTCTGAAGCCGCCCCAGCTCCCGCCGCCGCACCTGCGGTAGAAAGCGCCTCCAAGAAGAAGCAGCCCAAGAAAGCAGCCGGTGTCAAGAAAGCCGCTAAGCCCTCCGGTCCTAGCGTGTCCGAGCTCATTGTCAAAGCTGTGTCCGCTTCTAAAGAGCGCAGCGGGGTGTCCCTGGCAGCTCTGAAGAAGGCTTTGGCTGCTTCTGGTTATGATGTGGAAAAGAATAACAGCCGCCTCAAGCTGGCTCTCAAGGGCTTGGTGACTAAAAGCACTCTCGTCCAGGTCAAAGGAAGCGGAGCTTCTGGCTCCTTCAAGCTCAACAAAAAGCAGGCGGAGAGCAAGGACAAGGCTACCAAGAAAAAGGCACCGGCTAAAGTCAAGAAGCCTGCCCCGAAGAAAGCCACCAAGTCTCCAGCCAAACCTAAGAAGGTAGCTGCAAAGAGCCCGAAAAAGGCCAAAAAGCCGGCCGCCTCCGCTAAAAAGGCCACCAAAAGTCCGAAGAAAGTCAAAGCCGCCAAGCCCAAGAAGGTAGTGAAAAGCCCGGCTAAGAAGACCGTGAAGAGCCCTGCCAAAAAGGCAGCCAAACCCAAAGCCGCAAAGAGTCCTGCAAAGGCTAAAAAGGCAGCTCCCAAAAAGAAATAA
- the LOC134584791 gene encoding histone H4 — translation MSGRGKGGKGLGKGGAKRHRKVLRDNIQGITKPAIRRLARRGGVKRISGLIYEETRGVLKVFLENVIRDAVTYTEHAKRKTVTAMDVVYALKRQGRTLYGFGG, via the coding sequence ATGTCTGGCAGAGGCAAAGGAGGAAAGGGTCTCGGAAAAGGTGGCGCTAAGCGTCACAGGAAGGTTCTTCGTGACAACATCCAGGGCATTACCAAGCCTGCAATTCGTCGCCTTGCTCGCAGGGGAGGCGTGAAGCGTATTTCCGGCCTCATCTATGAGGAGACTCGCGGGGTGCTGAAGGTATTCCTGGAGAACGTCATCCGGGACGCCGTCACTTACACCGAGCATGCCAAGAGGAAGACTGTCACCGCCATGGACGTAGTTTATGCTCTTAAGCGCCAGGGCCGCACTCTCTATGGCTTCGGAGGTTAA